The Hemiscyllium ocellatum isolate sHemOce1 chromosome 5, sHemOce1.pat.X.cur, whole genome shotgun sequence region ataaggcaaagtcagcattgtttcatcaaggggaggtcatgcctgataaatctgctagaattcttttaGGAATTAACcagcaggttagaccaaagagagccaatggatgttatttacctggacttcaagaaggcctttgacaaggtgccgcacagggcGCTGGAAAAGCAGGAAGGGCtaatgtccgaaatgtcgattctcctgctccttggatgctttctgacctactgtgctttttcagcactacactctcgattcagatccccagcatctacagtctgTACTTTATCCTCCGCCACacgggaggctactgagtaagataaggtcccatggtgttagaggcaaggtgctagcgtggatagaagcttggctgctggcaggaagcagagagtggggataaaagggcccTTCTCAGgttggcagccggtgacaagtggtgttctgcaaggctcagtgttaaaaccacaacttttcactttatacattaataatttagatgaaggaactgagggtattctggcAAAGTTTACAGACAATACGAAGGTAGGTAGAGAGACAGGTAGCATTTaaaaagtggggaggctgcagaaggattgagACAGTTTAAGGGAGTGGGCAaagaaacggcagatggagtacaatgtgggaaagtgtgaggtaggaagagtagaggcatggactattttctaaatggggagaaaattcagaaatctgaagtgcaaaaggacttgggagttctacacCAGTATTCtcctcaaggtaaacttgcaggttgagtcagtagtcgGAGAGGTAAATACAATGATGGCttttatcttgtacacctctatgactctgtgactctttgtacCCAGCAGGATAGATCAAGGGAAAGCAGTGGATCAGATATTTTTGAATTCTCAAAACATATTAGGCTActgaataagataagagcccatgatgttaggGGGAATTATATTTGCATGAAGAACTCTTggaagacagagttgggataatgGGGGCATTTTCCAGGTGGCAATCAGTAACTCATGTACCAccccaaggatcagtgctgggaccacagttaTTCAGAACATTATCTTATTGACTggcatgaggaaagtgaatgtactgtagccaggTTCGCAGATGACACAGGAGGGatctgcagagggatattggCAGGTCAGACGAATgaatcttggcagatggaatataatgtgggacaATGTgttgttatgcactttggtaggaagaacagaggcactaaatattatttaaatggatacagactgcagaaagctggcaTTAGGAATcttccatgaatcacaaaaagcgaGCATCCAAGTTCACCTTTCTAAACTGAAAGCCTTCTGCCTCCGTGCGgtccctctccctgtattcccGACTTCCTTGTGTAGTTTTCAAGATGCTTCTTAAACGTTGCTGTTGTATCCGGCCCACCACCTCctcaggcacttaccaccctctgtggaaaaaagacttgcctctcacatctcctttaaacttacccccttttaCCTTCAACCTATGTCCTGAGTAATTGGCATTTCTATCTTGGGAGAAAGACTCCGACGATCAattccatccatgcctctcataattttgtaaacttctatcagcctccaatgttcaagtgaaaattaACCAAGTTTGTTCGATCtgtccttatagctaataccttccaaaccaggcaacttCTGTATCTGTACCCTCCACGTCCTTCTgattgtgtggtgaccagaactgtacacaatattccaaatgtggccgaattaagtttctctacagctgcaacacggCTTGTCAGTGTTTATAGTCTGTGCCCTGACCGATGAAAGCTCGCCTGttgtataccttcttgaccatcctacccacttgtgttgccactttcagggaattgtggacctttgagtgcagatccctctgtatgtatGTTAATGTTTCTGAGGGttttgccatttactgtatattccCTCCTGCATTACATCTTCCAaactgtatcacctcacatttgttcggattaaactccatctgccatttctccacccaagtctCCATCCTTtcgatatcctgctgtatcctctgacaaacCTCCTCACCATCCACAGCTCATGTACCATGCAAAGGACAGTGAGCTGCATTTACATGGCCTCCAGTTGTTGTTGGATGGTGCTCTCCATGAGGGTGGCCACTCTCTCATGGCTGAAGCTCCAGCGTTTGACAGCAACGTCATCAAAGACGGGACGCTGAgttcagagagtggggaatctgtctCCCAAACACCCAGGCTTGGGCCAAATGGAAGAGAATGGAAGGTTTGTTCAAAATCAGTTCTGCTGATTTCCCTTCCACCATCGTTCCCATGTGATATTCTACCCTGTACCATATTTGTTGAAAGACCAAAAGCTGTTGTTgaattgatttgttttatttcatgGCAATACAGGAAGTCAGAGCTGGTGTAAATCTTGTCAAGACTGACTCCTGTAGCTCACAGTTTCTGGAAGAGGTTGAACTCAGATGCTCCAGTGCATTATTCTGATGGTTTCATCTCTGCTGTCTATAACCCTAGGAAATAGAACAGAAGGGAACACTGAGTTCTCCCCAATCAACTAGATGTTACTTCTTACTGTTgagggtatggtgctggaaaaacacagcaggtcaggcagcattcgaggaacagaagaatcgatatttcgggcaaaagacctttatcatccattcctgctcctcggatgctgcctgacttgcagtGGTttgccagcgccacactctcaactttaatctccagcaactgcagtcctcctTTTCACCTAATTCCTTCTTACTGACCATCCCATTGGTGTCTGTGCTTTGAGAGAGGGTTCTCAGATCAGACACGGCCCTTTCCACCAGCACAGAAAGGTATAGTCACCCCTTTCCCCAGAGAAATGTGGCAAGATGACCAGTCAGGAATACCGAGGAGCTGATTCCACTATCCCAACCATCCCCTTCTCCTTTTATTGACCAGTCTGGAGGGGATACTCTCTTCAAACGgaaatgtgaaggaatttcttccccCAGAGGGTCACGAATGAGAGAATTCTCTGGGTCAGAGAGCTGTTGAGGCTAGTTCACCAAAACAGTCAGTTTCAAAAGGAGGGGGCCAGGCCTAGAAATATCAAGGAGTTGAGGTCTGGGGCAGGTGGAAGAATAGGCTTAAGGGGACAGGTGTCCCACTCTAAGTGGAGAGGtgtgggcagggaattccagagcctGCTGAAGGCATGGCCAATGGTGAGTGAGTGTCTAAAATCCCCACTAGGGCCACGTAGCTGAAGGGGTTGTGAGGACtatggagattacagagattagGAAGCTGAGTGAGGATTTGGTAACAATTATTGTTTGAATGGAATGTTGTTTCTTAATGAGGAGCCCCAGCATGAGAGAGAACGCAGGGCGTGAGGGGCACCGGACTAGGACTACGAGCCTGTGTCAAGACTACAACAACAACTGGCCTACCTTGGGATGACCTTGGTTGTCATTGATGATGTGGGAATACCAAACACTCTGGTGTCTTCAACAACTGTTGGGGGTCAGGGGTCTGATGGGGATCAGACAGAAATGTCCAAGAGGGTCTCCCTGAATTCTCCCATAGCTTCAGTGAGATTGGGCTCATCACCATGGCAACACTCACTTGCCAATCTGTCTTCACTAAGGAAGACACAGATAATCTTCAGGAAATGCTCAAGGTCAGAGGGTCAAGTATGAAGGAGGAAGTGAAGGAAATCCTTATTAATCAGGAAATGgaattggggaaattgatgggattaaaacccGACAAGCCCCAAGGACCTGATGCTCTATATCCCAGAGAACTTAAGGAAGTGGCCTTACAAATAGTGGATctattggtgatcattttccagtattttgtaGACTCTGAAAGAGTACCAATGGACTGGAAGGTAGCGAATATAACTCCATTCTTTaaaaaggagggagagggaaaatggggaaatataggctggttagcctgacattggtggtggtgaaaatgctggagtcaatcatTAAGGATGTAATAATTGAGCATTTGGGAAGTGGTGACAGAATTggtccaagtcagcatggattcactaaagggaaatcatgattgacagatcttttggaattttttgaggatgtgaccagtcgAGTAGACAATGGTGAATCAATAGATGTTGtatatctggactttcaaaaggcttttgacaaggttcaatACAAGGTATTAGtgaggaaaattaaagctcatggtattggaagtaatgtattgacatggatGGAGAACTGATTGGCAGGCAGGAGTTGGAATAAACTGGCCCTTTTTAGAGTGGGAGGCAGTGATGAGGGGGtgctgcagggttcagtgctgggaccccagctgttcacaatatacattaaccatttggatgaaggaattaaaGGGgccaaggggtatggggagagggtgggaataggatactgagattgcttaatcagccatgatcatattgaatggtgggacaggcttgaagggccgaatggccaactcctgcacctagttTCTATGCTGCTGTGTTTGTAGGAGAGTCACTGGGAGGTTCCATAGCCTGACCATTGACCTCAGCTCAGCAGCTATGAGGGGAGGGGGATTGGTGAATGGATCTGGGAATGTGGCTTAGAATAAATGTCAGGATACCCGTGGGGTGAAGTGGAATGCAGGCCTCCCAGTGGTTCAACCGAGGGACACGCTATTTTACTTACCAATTAGGGACCTCCTCCTCTAACAGTCAACCCAACGTTCCCAGTTCCCAAAAATCTCCACCTCACAGAGAGTCAGATACTCTCTTCTTCTTGGGATGAAGATATTGACGTAACGGCCAGGCATGCCATTGCAGTGGAAGGTTTCGGAGTGACCAGCTCCAATGGAGCTGATGGTCGCACATCTGCAGAAAGAAGCGGATGTGGAAATCTGAATGTCCAAGCCACGAACGAAAGGAGCATCAGTGTTCAGGCCACACCCTTCTGGGTGCAGCTGTGAGCAATATCTCCATCAAACAACAGTCAGCCTTTTAACATTGTACCAATTCCCAAATTCCCATAGAAGTGATGACCTAATACTGCTTAtaaattctgaagaagaatcacactgaacttgaaacattaaggacatttaagtcgactcttggataggcacatggatgagagTAAAATATAGAATATGAAGGtgagtttgatcttagagtaggataaaaggtcagtacaatatcaaagaccgaagggcccatattgttctgtattctatgaaacattaactccctcctcagatgctgccagacctgctgagttcctgcagcaatttctggattTGCTTTTAAATTCTTGTGTGTGATTTGGGTGTCCGAAACAAAGCAGAATTTGTTTCTTTGGGCTAGCTctccaggccatttcagagtcacCCATAGTGcaatgggtttggagtcacatgtacaccagaccaggtaaggaaagcAGTTTCCCTCTCTAAAGGCCATTCATGGGTTTTTGTAACGGGGTGGGTGGGGGTCATGACTGACATTGTACCAGCAGATTATTATGGAATTCAGATGTCACTATTTGCCAGGGTGGGGTTCCTGGCTGTCAGCATTTCTTCTCCAGGGCCATTATCACAACAACATGATCATACTGTGACACTGACCTATCAACTAGAACCCAAAtggcttcacagccaatgaagtgttTTATTGAAATATAGTTACTGCTGCAATATTGGAAATAGAGCAAACTGTACATAGGAAGATCCCACAATTTGTATTGAGCCCATGAGTGTTTACTCTCTTTTTGTGATACTGGTTGGGAGTTAAGTATTGGCCTGGACCCTGCAATAGTTGCACAACATAAAACCTATATCTCCACaatcggtttagctcagttggctggagtgTTGGTTTCCAGAGCAGtctgatgccaacagcgtgggttcaatgcccatcactggtttgaggttaccatgaaggactctctttctcaacctcttccccagcctgaggtctggtggctctcaagttaaatcaccaccagtcgattctctaatgagagagcagcccctatggtctgctAAGACTATGGTGATGCAACAATATTCCCCACacatctgtccccaatcccaTTTCCACACAATTCCTGAGGCCCTAGTACGAGGTTTCCCTCTCCTCCACCTACTTGGGATTGCTGTTGCCATTATTATCCAGAGAGTCTCCAATCCGAATCTCTGCCCCATTGAGACGTTGTGGACAGCAGTCCCCTCTGTTGGTGATTCTGATTGAGTGTATCTTATGTGAACTGAGTAAGTCGGCTCTCCACCAGGGCTCCATATCGTTCTGAGTAGCCGTGCAGGATGATTTTGAGTAGTTGGGGTCAGGGTTCCCATCAACGGCATTCACTGCATGGCCACGGTAATCATAGACACTGGACTGTGTCGGTCGACATCTCTTAGATAGATTCTCTGTCAAACAACAACAACACTTAGAGTCTTTAGGTCATAGAGATTATCGCATGGAAACAGAtgttttggtccaactcatccatactgacaaGATATCCCTAAcctgacctagtcctatttgacaacatttggcccatatccctccaaacccttccttttcatatacccattcagatgtcttttaaatgttgcaattgtaccagcctccaccacttcctctggcagctcattccatacatgcaccaccctctgcatgaaaaagttgccccttaggtctcttttaaacctttctccctcaccctaagcctatgccctctagttctggacttccccaccccagggaagagactttgtctatttatcctatccatgcccctcatgattttataaacctctataaggtcacccctcagcctctgaccctacagggaaaacagccccagcctatttggcctctccctatagctcaaatcctccaaccctggcaacatccttgtaaatcttttctgaaccctttcatgtttctcCAAGTTGAAGTGAATAGATAGTAGCAATCAGCTTTCTGATGGTTTTACAAAGAAAGGAGCAAGTTGGAACAGCTGCTGGTGATAGTGATGCTTCAATCCCCAAGTGCAAAGAGAAAGTAAATCATATAAGATGCTCTCATTTTGTATCTTATTTTGTTTGTGTCATTCTTATTATtgagaatatatatatataggggGCCTAAATCATCCAGTAAAATCTGCAGGCATGCCTGAGAGGGAACAGTTGATGGATACATTTATTTGGGTTAGAATTGATTGTGGAAATATTGGGGAATGGTAATCAGTGTGGTGAGAGTTTTCTGGAATATGCTGAAATGAATAAAACTCCCAATCAAAGTGTGGACTTGGACTCTGTTTAATCACATGCAAATTCTAGTTTGTAATAAAAGTCCTCTTCTCAGATCTGAAGACGCAAATTAAGGGTGATTCTTACCGTCTGCGTTTCCAACCATGAACATCAGAAAGACGCAGATGAGAGCTGACAGCTTCATCATTCCCATCCTCAGGGTTAAAACAGAAGAGTTTTCAAAATTATCTTGGAATGCAAACCAAACTCTCCCCCGACATATATAACCCATGAACCAAATATAGACGTTTCGAGCACTCTCACAAGGAACCAATGTGCACCCCAGATCAGACCTTGATCCTTTCTGAGTGACTCATCCATTTTCACTCTCTGCACAGTGCAGTGctttacagagaaacatagagaCAGAaactaggtgcaggagttggccattcagccctttgagcctgccccactattcaatatgatcatggctgatcatgcaatctcagtatcccattcccaccctctccccattccccttgATCCCTTCAGTCACAAGGACCACATCCAGCTCCCCCTTGAACATATCTAATGAACTGACCCCAATTTCACGGGTtcgcaactctctgagtgaagaaattctttctcatctcaatcctgaatggattatcccttattcttagactgtgactcctagttctggacttccccagcatcgggaacattcttccctTATCCAGCcagtccagtcccatcaggattttatatgtttctatgagaatcCCCTCACAATCTTCTAAATCCCATTGAGTACAAGCCCACTCGATCCAGTCTGTCCTCATACATTGatcctgccatcctgggaatcagtctggggaACCCTCAGTGGACTCCCTCAggagcaagaatgtccttcctcagacgaggagactgaaactgcacacaatactcaaggggTGGCCTCACCAcggccctgtgtaactgcagcaagacatccttactccgaTACTCAAACCCTCTCACTATGAACACCAGCATggcattagctttcctcactgcctgctatatctgcatctagattaaagtggtgctagaaaagcacagcaggtcaggcagcatccgtggagccgggaaagttgacgttttgggcaaaacccttcatGCATACCAACCATCAGTGACttttccaccatgacacccaggtctcgctgtatctcaccttttcctaaactgccaccgtTCAGatcataatctgccttcctgcttttgtgaccaaagtgaataagctcacatttattcacatgatattgcatttgccaagtatttgcccatgcagccagtctgtccaagtcaccctgcagcctcttagcatcctcctcccagcacacactgccacccagcttagtgtcatctacaaatatGGAGATACCACATTCAATTCCTTCATTGAAATGGTtcatgtatattgtgaacagctggggtcccagcactgaaccctacAGTACCCCACTCATCACTGCCTCCCACTCTGAAAAGGATCAGTTTATTCCTCCTCTCTGCTTCCtccctgccaaccagttctctatccaggTCAGTGTTTTACGTCTGATACCATGAGCTTTATTTTTCCTCACTATTACCTTGTattgaaccttgtcaaaagccttttgaaaatccagataCACAACTGGATTCACCCTTGTGGGTCTGGTCACATCCTCAACAAATTCCAAAAGAtctgtcaagcatgatttcccttcagTGAATTCATGCTGACTTGGACCGATTCTttcactgctttccaaatgcCCAGTTATTACATCACTAATGATTAACTCGAGCATTctccccaccaccaatgtcaggctaaccagcctataattccccattttccctctccctcctttttAAAGAATGGAGTtatattcgctaccctccagtccattGGTATTCTTTCAGAGTCtacaaaatactggaaaatgatcaccaatagATCCACTATTTCTGAGGCCACTTCCTTAAGTTCTCTGGAATACAGAGCATCTGGTCCTTGGGGCTTATCtggttttaatcccatcaatttctccaATTCCATTTCCAGATTAATAAGGATTTTCTTCAATTCCTCCTTTATGCTTGACCCTCTGACCCTTAGCATTTCCTGAAAATTATCTGTGTCCTccttagtgaagacagatccatt contains the following coding sequences:
- the LOC132815903 gene encoding fucolectin-like isoform X2 — encoded protein: MGMMKLSALICVFLMFMVGNADENLSKRCRPTQSSVYDYRGHAVNAVDGNPDPNYSKSSCTATQNDMEPWWRADLLSSHKIHSIRITNRGDCCPQRLNGAEIRIGDSLDNNGNSNPKCATISSIGAGHSETFHCNGMPGRYVNIFIPRRREYLTLCEVEIFGNWERWVDC
- the LOC132815903 gene encoding fucolectin-like isoform X1, which encodes MIKYCCFVWTKESILHPAVFWPKYRMGMMKLSALICVFLMFMVGNADENLSKRCRPTQSSVYDYRGHAVNAVDGNPDPNYSKSSCTATQNDMEPWWRADLLSSHKIHSIRITNRGDCCPQRLNGAEIRIGDSLDNNGNSNPKCATISSIGAGHSETFHCNGMPGRYVNIFIPRRREYLTLCEVEIFGNWERWVDC
- the LOC132815903 gene encoding fucolectin-like isoform X3 — translated: MQSIENTAKRGQATLCTDQENLSKRCRPTQSSVYDYRGHAVNAVDGNPDPNYSKSSCTATQNDMEPWWRADLLSSHKIHSIRITNRGDCCPQRLNGAEIRIGDSLDNNGNSNPKCATISSIGAGHSETFHCNGMPGRYVNIFIPRRREYLTLCEVEIFGNWERWVDC